The genomic interval GCCAGTCCAACAGCTTCAGCTTGTTAATGCAACGCTCGTCCCGACGGCTATTGGCCTCGAACTTCTGCGACCAATACTCCGGGCGCGTTTTGGGAATGGACGCGAACTTGCAGCCATGCCGGTGCCAAAAGCAACCGTGCACGAACAGGCACAGGCGATGTTTGGGAAAGACCAGGTCAGGCGTCCCCGGCAGGTCTCGCCGATGCAAACGAAACCGCAGCCCCATCGCATGGCATAAAGAGCGCACGACCCGTTCAGGCTTGGTGTCCTTGCCCTTTATCTGCGCCATGAGCCTGGAGCGCTGCTCTGCCGTGATCCGGTCTGCGCACATACCGATCCGCCTCTTGGGGCTTGCGTCTGCGGACAAGCATGGGAGCGTTGCGGCGACGAGGTCAAGGCGCTGTGGCGAGGGAGCTTGCTCCGCTGTGGTGCGAAGCAGCCCTCGCCCTCAAGCAAGCGCGACTGCTGCGTAGCCGAGCGGGAGCAAGCGCCCTCGCCACAGAGTACGGTTATTCGGCCACCAGCCGCTTAACCCGCTGGTAGAGCTTCTCAGTGAATGCCTCACGGTCATTGGAGTGATGGCAACGGCGATGACAGTTCGGGCACAACGCCACAGCGTTGGTGATTTGATCGGAGCCCTTATCGGCAAGCGGTTTGACGTGGTGGACTTCCAGAAACGGCAAATCGAATTTGTGGAAGGGGGCGGGTTCTCCGCAGCCTTCGCAATGACCGTTGGCTTCATTGCGAACCCAAGCCCTGACGCCGGGATCGCGAACAAAGACGGTGCGGGAGTTTTCAGCTTTCTTCGGCTTTTTGATGCCCTTCGGCGGTTCCTTGAACTCAAGCTTTTGAAGTGCAGCGGCACGGCGCTCCAGCGTTTCTTCATCCGCCGTCGGAACAGTCGGGTTGCCCGGTTGAACACCCCGATCAGCAAGCGCGTCCCGAATCCAATGCTCAACTTTCGGCCCCACATTCTTGGCTGGCGGGTAGCCCTTGATGGGTTGCCGATCCATTGTCGCGAGAACGCTGGAGATGTTCTGCATTCGGAATTCGACGGAGCTTTTGGTGCGAGTGGGCAAGGCCGAGGCACGCAGAACGCGATTCTCATGGGCCTTGTTGAAGGGGTGGCCGGCCAATTCCAGCTCAAGCATCTTCAGGTAGGTATCAACAGCTGCCTGAATTTCAGACACGCTCCAGTCGCTGTCTTTCTTTTTTTCGCTCATACAATCGCCGAGAGTTGAAATCCCTCGGACGATACTGAGTGGCCATCACGAATGTCTACGAAAATTCCTACAGAAAGTCGCGATAAATCTCACGAACACTCCTACAAAGGCACAACGCTGAAGATGTTCTGAAATGATGGGAAGGAGCAGAACTATTCCTCACCCAACAAAAAGCCCCGATCAGATCGGGGCTTTTGCTTTTCCGGCTTGTCGATTCAGAACGCAACCGTCAAACCGTGGCGAACCTGGAATCAATCCCAGCTCAACGCCCCACCAGTCTGGTACTCGATCACACGAGTCTCGAAGAAGTTCTTCTCCTTCTTCAAGTCCATGATCTCGCTCATCCACGGGAACGGGTTAGTGGTGCCTGGGTATTCTTCCTTCAAGCCGATCTGCGACAGGCGACGGTTGGCGATGAACTTCAGGTAGTCCTCCATCATCGCCGCGTTCATGCCCAGTACGCCGCGAGGCATGGTGTCGCGGGCGTATTCGATTTCCAGCTGGGTGCCTTGCAGGATCATCTGCGAAGCTTCTTCCTTCATTTCGGCGTCCCACAGGTGCGGGTTTTCGATCTTGATCTGGTTGATCACGTCGATGCCGAAGTTCAGGTGCATGGATTCGTCGCGCAGGATGTACTGGAACTGCTCGGCGACGCCGGTCATCTTGTTGCGGCGGCCCATGGAGAGGATCTGGGTGAAGCCGCAGTAGAAGAAGATGCCTTCGAGGACGCAGTAGTAGGCGATCAGGTTGCGCAGCAGTTCCTTGTCGGTTTCGACGGTGCCGGTGTTGAATTCCGGGTCGGAGATGGCGCGGGTGTATTTCAGGCCCCAGGCGGCTTTCTTCGCGACCGACGGGATCTCGTGGTACATGTTGAAGATCTCGCCTTCATCCATGCCCAGGGATTCGATGCAGTACTGGTAGGCGTGGGTGTGGATCGCCTCTTCGAAGGCCTGGCGCAGGATGTACTGGCGGCATTCCGGGTTGGTGATCAGGCGGTATACGGCCAGGGCCAGGTTGTTGGCGACCAGGGAGTCGGCGGTGGAGAAGAAGCCCAGGTTGCGCATGACGATGCGGCGCTCGTCTTCGGTCAGGCCTTCCGGGTTTTTCCAGAGGGCGATGTCGGCGGTCATGTTGACTTCTTGCGGCATCCAGTGGTTCGCGCAGCCGTCCAGGTACTTCTGCCAGGCCCAGTCGTACTTGAACGGTACGAGTTGGTTGAGGTCGGCGCGGCAGTTGATCATGCGCTTTTCGTCGACGGCGACACGGGCGGCGGAGCCTTCGAGTTCGGCGAGGCCTTCGGCGACGTCGAGCGAATCCAGTGCGGCCTTGGCGCGGGCGACGGCGGCCGAGTCGTTGGCGGTCACGGCGCGGGCCTCGAGGGCGGCGGCGCCGCCGGCGCTGTCGAGGCGGTCCAGGGTGGCTTCGGCGTTGTTGCCGGCGGCGGCTGGTTTGGCCGCTGCTTCACTGTCTTCTTTGTCGAAATCGTCCCAGCTCAGCATGACGTGTCGTCTCCTGCGTGAGGGCCGGATGCCCGTGTGAACACCGGTTGTGGGTTGTTCACACGGCCGTACCGGCCGCGTTGGATCTAAAGGAATCGTTTTTTGCAGCAGCTAAGGCAGGCAATAAAACTTGAATTTGTACGGGTGCCGGGAGCCTCTGATGGGCGCAGGCGTCGTCGGACGCTGCTGCGAGGCTCCGGACTGGCTGCGCATCCCTGTAAGGGAATATTGCAGGCCCGTTTAGGGCGGCATTATAGGGAAATTTTTCCCGCCGTGGTGGGGCGAATCCGCGCATGGGGCGGTCAGGAGGGCGGCTTTTTCGGTCGGAGCGAGAGTTTATGGGGCTTTGGCGGCCGAAGATTTTTTTTCGCAAAAATCTCGCGTTTGCGGGTTTGTTCAAAAAACGAACAAAAAAACTGTGATTTCACTACATGTTGTGTTTTGCAAGCGCTTTCGGCATTCGAAAACACAACTGAGCCCGGCCGAAGCCGGGCTGGAATCGACGCTCAGCGCATCGCTGAACGGGCCGGTTCGGTGCGATCCCGGTCAGCCGTTGGAGCAGCCGTTGCCCATGACGCTGTAACGCAGGATATGACGCTGGCCCTTGGAGTCGTCGTATTCCATTTTCATCGGCACCACTTCACACACATTCGGCACTTCGCTCATGGACACCACTTTGGCGATGTCCAGGTGGGTGGAGTAAGTGTATTCCTCGATCACCGGTTGTTGCTGCGCGACATCAGTCGGGACCTCGTCTGCCATGGCGGTTGCGCACAGACTGCTGAGGGCCAGAACCAATAAAGCTTTCATTTCAAAGTCACCTTCTTGAGGTCGAGTGGGGGCACGCAACCTTTTTGGGGTTGCGTGTGGAACTTCATTGCTTGGGTTACTTGAAGCGGAGCGTGATTAACGGCCTTCGTGGGGGCTGTAACGTTGTTAATCGCTTTGCCTTGTCGGCGAGGCAGATTCTAGGGAGGCGGGGTGGGGGTAAACAGAGCGGGTTTTGATAAACACCTTTGGCAGATTTCGTAACAATCGCCCGATATCGTGTAAGCGGTGGCTTACCGCAGAGGCGCTCCGCCTGGAAAACCGAGTCACCGCAATCCCCGGCAGGCCAAGGCCCACAAGGGCTGCGGTTAACCGGACGGGCTCGGCCATGGCGTGCTTCGGGATTGTCTGGATGTTTTGTAGGGGCTTGTTACTACCATCGTCGAATGGTTCTATACGGGCGCCCCGGCTACAACAGGGTCATACAAAAACAACTATTACACCGAGGTAGGAAAGATGAGTGCGGCTTCCCTGTATCCCGTTCGCCCTGAAGTTGCGGCCAATACGCTGACCGACGAGGCGACCTACAAAGCCATGTATCAGCAGTCGGTCGTCAACCCGGACGGCTTCTGGCGCGAACAGGCCAAGCGCCTCGACTGGATCAAGCCTTTCACCGCGGTGAAGCAGACGTCGTTCGACGACCATCACGTCGACATCAAGTGGTTCGCCGATGGCACCCTGAACGTTTCCTACAACTGCCTCGACCGCCATCTTGCCGAGCGCGGCGATCAGATCGCGATCATCTGGGAAGGCGACGACCCTTCCGAGAGCCGCAACATCACCTACCGCGAACTGCACGAACAAGTCTGCAAGTTCGCCAATGCCCTGCGCGGCCAGGATGTGCACCGCGGTGACGTGGTCACCATCTACATGCCGATGATTCCCGAAGCCGTGGTCGCCATGCTGGCCTGCACCCGGATCGGCGCGATCCACTCGGTGGTGTTCGGCGGCTTCTCGCCGGAGGCCCTGGCCGGGCGCATCATCGACTGCCGTTCCAAGGTGGTGATCACCGCCGACGAAGGCATCCGCGCCGGCAAGAAGATCCCGCTCAAGGCCAACGTCGACGACGCGCTGACCAACCCGGAAACCGGCAGCATCCAGAAAGTCATCGTGTGCAAGCGCACCGCCGGCGACATCAAGTGGAACCAGCACCGCGACATCTGGTACGAAGACCTGATGAAAGTGGCCGGCACCGTGTGCGCGCCGAAAGAGATGGGCGCCGAAGAAGCGCTGTTCATCCTTTACACCTCCGGCTCCACCGGCAAGCCGAAGGGCGTGCAGCACACCACCGGCGGCTACCTGCTGTATGCGGCCATGACCCACGAGCGCGTGTTCGACTACCGTCCGGGGGAAATCTACTGGTGCACCGCCGACGTGGGCTGGGTCACCGGGCACTCCTACATCGTCTACGGCCCGCTGGCCAACGGCGCGACCACGCTGCTGTTCGAAGGCGTGCCGAACTATCCGGACATCACCCGGGTGGCCAAGATCGTCGACAAGCACAAGGTCAACATCCTCTACACCGCACCGACCGCGATCCGCGCCATGATGGCGTCCGGCACGGCGGCCGTCGAAGGGGCGGACGGCAGCAGCCTGCGCCTGCTCGGTTCGGTGGGCGAGCCGATCAACCCGGAAGCCTGGGACTGGTACTACAAGAACGTCGGCCAGTCCCGCTGCCCGATCGTCGACACCTGGTGGCAGACCGAGACCGGCGGCAACATGATGAGCCCGCTGCCGGGCGCCCACGGCCTCAAGCCGGGTTCGGCGGCACGTCCTTTCTTCGGTGTGGTGCCGGCGCTGGTGGACAACCTGGGCAACATCATCGAGGGCGAGGCCGAGGGCAACCTGGTGATCCTCGATTCGTGGCCGGGCCAGGCGCGCACCCTGTACGGCGATCACGACCGTTTCGTCGACACCTACTTCAAGACCTTCCGCGGCATGTATTTCACCGGTGACGGCGCCCGTCGCGACGCCGACGGCTACTACTGGATCACCGGCCGGGTGGACGATGTGCTCAACGTGTCCGGCCACCGCATGGGCACCGCCGAGATCGAAAGCGCGATGGTCGCCCACCCGAAAGTCGCCGAAGCGGCGGTGGTCGGCGTGCCGCACGACATCAAGGGGCAGGGCATCTATGTCTACGTCACCCTGAAGAACGGCGAGGAGCCGAGCGAGCAACTGCGCCTGGAACTGAAGAACTGGGTGCGCAAGGAAATCGGCCCGATCGCTTCGCCGGACGTGATCCAGTGGGCGCCGGGGCTGCCGAAGACCCGTTCGGGCAAGATCATGCGCCGGATCCTGCGCAAGATCGCCACCGCGGAGTACGAAGGGCTGGGCGACATCTCGACCTTGGCGGACCCAAGCGTGGTGCAGCACCTGATCGATACCCACAAGACCATGAATGTCGCGTAAGCGGTGGGTCTGACGTGCTGAAAAGCCCCGTCCGGCGCATGCCGGGCGGGGCTTTTTTCTGCCTGCGAATTCTGGGCGGGAGGGCTGGCGTCATCGCCGGCAAGCCAGCTCCCACAAGGTTTTGTGGTGGTTTTGGGATATCGGTTTCAACACAAATCCCTGTGGGAGCTGGCTTGCCAGCGATAGCAATCTGTCAGGCAATGAAGAATCTGCTGATATTCCCCAACCAATAATTATCGGTTTCCCCCGTCAGACGCTTCCCGCTGTTACCGGCCCGACTTCAAGTAACTGAATGTGTAACCGCCGGCTCCGCAACGGGGCGATGGGAAACGTCGTGCCCGGTTTCAGGGCTTCAAAATGCCCTGCGCAAAATAAGACGGAACGCTGCGCTTGCCGGATTAGAAGGGTTTGCGAATAATAGGCCCGCAATTTGCAACATAGATCGGTTCACTGTCTTTTGCTCTTGCATGAAATTGCGGAGCTGTCAATCTGCTCAAGCGGGTTTCTCGGTGCATCTGTAATTAGTTGTCGCATTGAAGAAATATCGGCTTCGGGCCTGTCGCTAGAATGCCGATCACTCGCTCGTCGTGGCTCGTGTTTAAACCCCAGGCGGTTTCGCCGGGAAACGTCCGACCGATGCAGCGCCGCTTTCCGATCCACCCATTCGCATATTGGGCTGTCGCTCACTCTGCCGTTTTTGCCCTTTACCGATGGAGTCCCAAGATGAAGAAACTTGTGCTGCTTGGCGCCCTGGCACTGTCCGTGCTGTCCCTGCCATCGTTCGCTGACGAAAAGCCTCTGAAGATCGGTATCGAAGCGGCTTACCCTCCATTCGCCTCCAAGGCCCCGGACGGCAGCATCGTCGGTTTCGACTACGACATCGGCAACGCCCTGTGCGAAGAGATGAAGGTCAAGTGCCAGTGGGTCGAGCAAGAGTTCGACGGTCTGATCCCGGCCCTGAAGGTGCGCAAGATCGACGCGATCCTGTCGTCCATGTCGATCACCGAAGACCGCAAGAAGTCCGTGGACTTCACCAACAAGTACTACAACACCCCGGCCCGCCTGGTCATGAAGGAAGGCACCGCTGTCAGCGACGGCCTGACCGAGCTCAAGGGCAAGAACATCGGCGTGCAGCGCGGCTCGATCCACGAGCGCTTCGCCCGTGAGGTCCTGGCCCCGCTGGGTGCCGAGATCAAGCCGTACGGCTCGCAGAACGAAATCTACCTCGATGTGGCCGCCGGCCGCCTCGACGGCACCGTGGCGGACGCTACCCTGTTGAATGACGGCTTCCTGAAGACCGACGCCGGCAAGGGCTTCGCGTTCGTCGGTCCGCAGTTCACCGACGAGAAGTACTTCGGCGACGGCGTCGGCATCGCCGTGCGCAAGGGCGATGCACTCAAGGACAAGATCAACACTGCCATCGCGGCCATCCGCGAGAACGGCAAGTACAAGCAGATCCAGGACAAGTACTTCGACTTCGACATTTACGGCAAGTAAGTCCGTCGTCCGACCCGTCCGAAATGGCGCAAGCAACAGAATCTCTGCGGTTTGCGCCATTTTTTCATCCCAACTTTCGAGGACCTGAATCATGTTGAAAGGCTACGGGGCTGTCATCCTCGACGGCGCATGGCTGACGCTTCAGCTCGCCTTGTCGTCCATGGCCCTGGCGATCGTTCTCGGTCTGATCGGTGTCGCGCTGCGGCTGTCGCCGGTGCGCTGGCTGGCGTGGCTGGGCGACCTGTACGCCACGGTGATCCGCGGGGTGCCTGACCTGGTGCTGATCCTGCTGATCTTCTACGGCGGCCAGGACATGCTCAACCGCGTGGCGCCGATGCTCGGCTACGACGAGTACATCGACCTGAACCCGCTGGCCGCCGGTATCGGCACCCTGGGCTTCATCTTCGGTGCGTACCTGTCCGAGACCTTCCGCGGTGCGTTCATGGCTATTCCCAAAGGGCAGGCCGAAGCGGGCATGGCCTACGGCATGAGCGGTGTGCAGGTGTTCTTCCGGGTGATGGTGCCGCAGATGATCCGCCTGGCGATCCCGGGGTTCACCAACAACTGGCTGGTGCTGACCAAGGCCACCGCGCTGATTTCCGTGGTCGGCCTGCAAGACATGATGTTCAAGGCCAAGCAGGCGGCCGACGCCACCCGCGAGCCTTTCACCTTCTTCCTGGCAGTGGCGGCGATGTACCTGGTGATCACCAGCGTCTCGTTGCTGGCGCTGCGTCACCTCGAGAAGCGCTACTCGGTAGGCGTAAGGGCGGCTGAGCTATGATCTTCGACTACAACGTCATCTGGGAGGCGCTGCCGCTGTACCTCGGCGGGCTGGTGACCACCCTCAAACTGCTCGCGCTGTCGCTGCTGTTCGGCCTGCTCGCGGCGCTACCGCTGGGCCTGATGCGCGTCTCGAAGAACCCGGTGGTCAACATGACGGCCTGGCTCTACACCTACGTGATCCGCGGCACGCCGATGCTGGTGCAGCTGTTCCTGATCTACTACGGCCTGGCCCAGTTCGAGACCGTGCGCGAAAGCTTCCTGTGGCCGTGGCTGTCCAGCGCAACGTTCTGCGCCTGCCTGGCCTTCGCGATCAACACCAGCGCCTACACCGCCGAAATCATCGCCGGCAGCCTCAAGGCCACGCCGAACGGCGAGATCGAAGCGGCCAAGGCCGTGGGCATGTCGCGCTTCAAGATGTACAAGCGCATCCTGCTGCCGTCGGCCCTGCGCCGGGCGCTGCCGCAGTACAGCAACGAAGTGATCATGATGCTGCAGACCACCAGCCTTGCGTCCATCGTGACCCTGATCGATATCACCGGCGCGGCCCGCACCGTCAACGCGCAGTTCTACCTGCCGTTCGAGGCGTACATCACCGCCGGCGTGTTCTACCTGTGCCTGACCTTCATCCTGGTGCGCCTGTTCAAGCTGGCCGAGCGCCGCTGGCTGAGCTACCTGGCCCCGCGGAAGCACTGACATGGAACGCATCGACCACGTATTGCCGTGGAGCCACCTGGGCAGCGAACGCCGGATCTCGGTGTTCCGCTTCGGAAGCGGCGAGCGCAAGGCCTACATCCAGGCCAGCCTGCACGCCGACGAGCTGCCGGGCATGCGCACCGCCTGGGAGCTGAAGAAGCGCCTCGGCGAGCTCGAAGCCCAAGGCTTGCTCAACGGCGTCATCGAACTGGTGCCGGTGGCCAACCCGCTGGGTCTTGGCCAGTTGCTGCAAGGCAATCACCAGGGCCGGTTCGAGGCGGGCAGCGGCAAGAACTTCAACCGCGACTTCGTCGAGCTGAGCGCGCCGGTGGCCGCCGGGCTGGAAGGGCGGTTGGGCGATGATCCGCACGCCAACGTCCGGCTGATCCGTCAGGCGATGACCGATCACCTGGCGGCGTTGCCCGAGGCCGGCAGCCAGCTGCAAGGCATGCAGCGCGTGCTGCTGAGCCACGCCTGCACCGCCGACGTGGTGCTGGACCTGCACTGCGACGCCGAAGCCGCGCTGCACCTTTACGCGTTGCCGCAGCACTGGCCGCAGTGGCGTTCGCTGGCGGCGCACCTGAACGTTAAAGTGGGGCTGCTGGCAGAAGACTCCGGCGGCAGTTCCTTCGACGAAGCCTGCTCGCTGCCGTGGCTGCGCCTGTCGCGCCTGTTCCCGGATGCGTCGATTCCCTTGGCGTGCCTGGCGACTACCATCGAGCTGGGCGGCCAGGCCGACACCGGCCGGGCGCAGGCCGAGGACTGGGCCGAAGGCATCCTGGCGTTCCTCGCCGAACAGGGCCTGATCGGCGGCGAGTGGCCGCAGCCGGCGCACGAACCTTGCGAAGGCTTGCCGTTCGAAGGCACCGAGCTGCTGCTGGCGCCGCACCCCGGTGTGGTGAGTTTCCTGCGCAGGCCCGGTGAGTGGGTCGAGGCCGGCGACGAGATTTTTGAAGTGATCGACCCTGTGTCCGATCGGGTCAGCACGGTGTGTGCTGGTACGTCCGGGGTGCTGTTTGCCATTGAACGGCTGCGATATGCCCAACCCGGTTTCTGGCTGGCCAAGGTGGCGGGGCGCGAAGCGCTGCGTCACGGGCGCTTGCTCAACGACTGACTGACTGTTTTTGTGAGAACCGACCGCATGTACAAACTTGAAGTCCAAGACCTGCATAAACGCTACGGCAGTCACGAAGTGCTCAAGGGCGTGTCCCTGAAGGCGGCAGCCGGCGATGTGATCAGCATCATCGGCTCCAGTGGCTCCGGCAAAAGCACTTTCCTGCGTTGCATCAACCTGCTTGAGCAGCCGCACGCGGGCAAGATCCTGCTCAACAACGAAGAACTCAAGCTGGTGGCGAACAAGGACGGCGCGCTGAAGGCGGCCGACCCGAAACAGCTGCAGCGCATGCGCTCGCGCCTGTCGATGGTGTTCCAGCACTTCAATCTGTGGTCGCACATGACCGCGCTGGAAAACATCATGGAAGCGCCGGTCCACGTGCTGGGCGTGTCCAAGGCCGAGGCCCGCGAGAAGGCCGAGCACTACCTGAACAAGGTGGGCGTGGCCCATCGCAAGGACGCCTTCCCGGGGCACATGTCCGGCGGCGAGCAGCAGCGCGTGGCGATCGCCCGTGCGCTGGCGATGGAGCCGGAAGTGATGCTGTTCGACGAACCGACCTCGGCCCTCGACCCGGAACTGGTGGGCGACGTGCTCAAGGTCATGCAGTCCCTGGCCCAGGAAGGCCGCACCATGGTGGTGGTGACCCACGAGATGGGCTTCGCCCGTGAAGTGTCGAACCAGCTGGTGTTCCTGCACAAAGGCCTGGTGGAAGAGAGCGGCAACCCGCGCGAAGTGCTGGTCAACCCGCAGTCGGAACGCTTGCAGCAGTTCCTTTCCGGCAGCCTCAAGTAATCGCTGCCGTTTTGCACCAAATCAGGTCATGCTGCGCAACCTGAAGCCTGACCTCAATCCTGTGGGAGCTGGCAAGCCAGCTCCCACAATGGATCTATGTCGGGTTCAAGATTACGGGCTAGCATTGGCCCATGCCTTCTTCACCGCTCTTCGTTTCGGATTGCCCGCCCATGACTGCCCATCGAATTGGTTTCCTGATTTGGCCCAGCACTAAAGCCTTGACGCTGGCGCTGGCGGAGGAGGCCTTGCGGGTCGCCCAGCGTGTGCATCCGGAAGTGGTCTATGAGCTGTCCTTCCTGCAGGCCGAACCGCCGAGCGAAGGCGATTGGCAACTGCCCGGCGAACCCTGGTCCGGCAAGCTGGAGAACTTCCAGAAACTGTTCCTGCTCGCCGACGAGCCGCCGGCCGCCCTGGCGCCGAACCTCACCAGCGCGCTCAAGCAACTGGTGCGTGCCGGTTGCGTGATCGGCGGGCTGTCCGCCGGCGTGTACCCGTTGGCGCAACTGGGGTTGCTCGACGGCTACCGTGCCGCCGTGCACTGGCGCTGGCAGGACGACTTCGCCGAGCGCTTCCCCAAGGTCATCGCCACCAGCCATCTGTTCGACTGGGACCGCGACCGTCTGACGGCCTGCGGCGGCATGTCGGTGCTCGATCTGTTGCTGGCGGTGCTGGCTCGTGACCACGGCGCTGAACTGGCCGGCGCGGTCTCCGAGGAACTGGTGGTCGAGCGCATCCGCGAGGGCGGCGAGCGCCAGCGCATTCCGCTGCAGAACCGCCTGGGCTCCAGCCATCCGAAGCTCACCCAGGCGGTGCTACTGATGGAGGCCAACATCGAAGAGCCGCTGACCACCGACGAAATCGCCCAGCACGTGTGCGTGTCCCGCCGGCAACTGGAGCGGATCTTCAAGCAGTACCTCAACCGTGTGCCGAGCCAGTACTACCTGGAGCTGCGTTTGAACAAGGCTCGGCAGATGCTGATGCAGACCAGCAAGTCGATCATCCAGATCGGCCTGTCCTGCGGTTTCTCCTCGGGGCCGCATTTCTCCAGCGCCTACCGCAACTTCTTCGGCGCCACGCCGCGCGAAGACCGCAACCAGCGCCGCAGCAGTAGCCCGTTCGAACTGTCTTCGGTGCCGCCGGAGCGCGGTTGATCCCCTGTGGGGGGGCGTCACTCTTCGGTCGCGGAGTCGTCGGAATCCGAAATTTCCATTTCCGCCTGGTCGATGACCGCCTCCACACCGAAATCGATCGATGTCTTTTGGAAGTAGACGGTCAGCAGCCGCAGGGCCCTTTGGGAGAATGGGTTGCCGCGCAAGTCGATGCTTTCGGCGATCTCCGGCGGCAGTTCCAGGAGGTCTTCGGGGAGCTCGGTGATGGCGTTGTCGGTCAGGCCCACGGCTTCAGGATCCTTGAGTTGAAGCAGGCCGGCAGGCAGTTCGGTGAGGCCGCAGTTGTCCAGTTGCACGCTGAGCAGGTGGGGCATCTGGTGGATGTCGGGTGTCAGTGCCAACGGGTTGTCGCTCAGCTCCAGGTGCTGCAGGCGATCCATCTGCGCCAGGGCCAGGGCCGTTTGCGGGCTCAGGGTGATGAGGCAGTCGGGGAGGTTCAGGGAGACAAGCTTGCCCATCCGGAAAACGGGGTCAGGAATGTTCTCCAGGCGAAATCCCCGAACGCTCAGGATGCTCAGGTCAGGAAAGCTTTCCAGAAATCGTGAAATGCCGCCGGCAAGGCCTGTCTGGCTGGTCAGGTGGATCATCGATACATGGCGAAGATCCGTGCGCAGAGCGGGCAATTCACCGGTGATCTGGGTTTCCAGACGCAGGGTGTGACCGGGCTGTTCCGATTCGTCGAAATCGTTCAGTTCCGTTTCCCGGCGCCAGCAACGCAATACGAATTGCTTGAACTCATCCCGCGCCGAGTGCTCGATCAGCAGTTGCCGGGCGCTGAAGGGCTGGTTGGTCAGAGGGTGGAGGGCGGGCACGTCGGCGGTCCACGCGGACAAATCGATCTCGAGCAGGCTCAGTTCGAACTCCAGTTGCCCCAGCCGCACGCGTGCATCGCTCGTCTTGCCCGGCAGCTGGTAGAAAAAGTGACCGGCCTGGTTCCGGTCCATGCCCGGATAAAGGGACTGCACGCGATGGAGGTCGGGCTCCTCAGGCAGGATGCTGAAGTTTTGTCCGGTGCGTTGGATGTAGGGCCTGAGACGTTCTCGGGCAGCGGCTGTGAAGGGGTTGCCGGTCAGGTCGAAGCCGTTCTGGAGCGCGGGCGGCAGGCTGAAGAGGGCGTCGGGCAGCTCCTGGATCCGGTTGTTGTTGAGCAGGGCGGTATGCAGGTGCGGGCGGGTCAGCAGCCCGTTCGGCAATTGGGAGATGCCGGTCCGGGACAGGTCGATGAAGCCCAGGTCGGGCAGGTTGCTCACATCGGGCGTCAGTCCCAGGGGATTCCTGTACAGGTCCAGCGTGGTCAGTCGGTGCATTTCGGACAGCATGGCGTGTGCCCTGGCGTCGAGGCTGATGGCGCA from Pseudomonas ekonensis carries:
- a CDS encoding M14 family metallopeptidase: MERIDHVLPWSHLGSERRISVFRFGSGERKAYIQASLHADELPGMRTAWELKKRLGELEAQGLLNGVIELVPVANPLGLGQLLQGNHQGRFEAGSGKNFNRDFVELSAPVAAGLEGRLGDDPHANVRLIRQAMTDHLAALPEAGSQLQGMQRVLLSHACTADVVLDLHCDAEAALHLYALPQHWPQWRSLAAHLNVKVGLLAEDSGGSSFDEACSLPWLRLSRLFPDASIPLACLATTIELGGQADTGRAQAEDWAEGILAFLAEQGLIGGEWPQPAHEPCEGLPFEGTELLLAPHPGVVSFLRRPGEWVEAGDEIFEVIDPVSDRVSTVCAGTSGVLFAIERLRYAQPGFWLAKVAGREALRHGRLLND
- a CDS encoding ABC transporter ATP-binding protein, yielding MYKLEVQDLHKRYGSHEVLKGVSLKAAAGDVISIIGSSGSGKSTFLRCINLLEQPHAGKILLNNEELKLVANKDGALKAADPKQLQRMRSRLSMVFQHFNLWSHMTALENIMEAPVHVLGVSKAEAREKAEHYLNKVGVAHRKDAFPGHMSGGEQQRVAIARALAMEPEVMLFDEPTSALDPELVGDVLKVMQSLAQEGRTMVVVTHEMGFAREVSNQLVFLHKGLVEESGNPREVLVNPQSERLQQFLSGSLK
- the argR gene encoding transcriptional regulator ArgR, coding for MTAHRIGFLIWPSTKALTLALAEEALRVAQRVHPEVVYELSFLQAEPPSEGDWQLPGEPWSGKLENFQKLFLLADEPPAALAPNLTSALKQLVRAGCVIGGLSAGVYPLAQLGLLDGYRAAVHWRWQDDFAERFPKVIATSHLFDWDRDRLTACGGMSVLDLLLAVLARDHGAELAGAVSEELVVERIREGGERQRIPLQNRLGSSHPKLTQAVLLMEANIEEPLTTDEIAQHVCVSRRQLERIFKQYLNRVPSQYYLELRLNKARQMLMQTSKSIIQIGLSCGFSSGPHFSSAYRNFFGATPREDRNQRRSSSPFELSSVPPERG